From the genome of Kaistella daneshvariae, one region includes:
- a CDS encoding HupE/UreJ family protein, with translation MSDFLFYLNLGWEHIISLDALDHQLFILVLVAAYFYKDWRKILLLVTAFTIGHSITLAFSVLDLVRLPSTLVEILIPITIVLTALDNILFRENRQKLMKINYVLALFFGLIHGVGFANTARMAMAAEQTIAVPLLGFNIGLELGQITVVLLIMAIFYLLSKFLKLQQKYWITGISVVAILLSCQMILERF, from the coding sequence ATGTCTGATTTTCTGTTTTATTTAAACCTTGGCTGGGAACACATTATTTCTTTGGATGCGCTTGATCATCAGCTTTTCATTTTGGTTTTGGTGGCGGCGTATTTCTATAAAGACTGGCGCAAAATCCTGCTTTTGGTTACGGCGTTTACCATCGGACATTCCATCACACTTGCCTTCAGCGTTTTAGATTTGGTGAGATTGCCCTCAACTTTGGTGGAAATCTTAATTCCGATAACCATTGTTTTAACGGCGTTGGACAATATTTTATTTCGTGAAAACCGTCAAAAATTAATGAAGATCAATTATGTTTTAGCACTTTTTTTTGGTTTGATTCACGGTGTAGGTTTCGCGAACACGGCGCGAATGGCGATGGCAGCAGAACAAACCATTGCAGTGCCGCTTTTAGGTTTTAATATCGGTTTAGAACTTGGTCAAATTACTGTTGTCCTGTTAATCATGGCAATATTCTATCTGCTTTCTAAATTTTTAAAACTTCAGCAAAAATATTGGATCACGGGAATTTCAGTAGTTGCAATTTTGCTTTCATGCCAGATGATTTTAGAACGTTTCTAA